Proteins encoded in a region of the Leishmania panamensis strain MHOM/PA/94/PSC-1 chromosome 7 sequence genome:
- a CDS encoding hypothetical protein (TriTrypDB/GeneDB-style sysID: LpmP.07.1110) → MPPVPRRSGASLTTSMPPSQGVNLGVRDLQRPATSPTRRGRRGRPAPHFHPLYGDAVTTPAEAGGSVKPVRGAAINDITSLSARNFPHPPPCRAESSVSASGRPPAAPPLSHHGGAAQLLTRWDGNGSAAAVPSAASPCLHGREGCPSSTTECSTSSSISFIEDRARCLVHTVSAASLLPTPLQRILVDVLRTLQQERAQLRGQRPCRRHSRSLGTDMGAGVTECMVDAAQAPSPAVAAGIFSAFLTAHPADGSALLSSPILLVGTALAELVALGQIASCAIPEPQLLSFLDVAISVGHPGAMHSVAVCLRDGTVGLQRDAASSETWLRCASSAGYLPAMHELGETYERDAPASSKLLVEAAEDGADWGEAMRWYRQAAEAGYPPSQLNLGKLFLVAAEHAQSEGSAAAPQVAHLLTEAKRWLHACAATGVEEAVRLMGRIEG, encoded by the coding sequence CGTCACAGGGCGTAAATTTGGGAGTTCGCGACCTGCAGCGTCCGGCAACGTCACCGACGCGCAGGGGCCGCCGTGGTCGGCCTGCTCCTCACTTTCACCCGTTGTACGGCGACGCTGTAACGACTCCAGCCGAAGCAGGCGGGAGTGTCAAGCCGGTCAGAGGCGCAGCAATTAACGACATCACGTCATTATCCGCGCGCAacttcccccaccctcctccatGCCGTGCGGAGTCCTCCGTCAGTGCCTCCGGTCGccccccagcagcgccaccgctttCACACCATGGAGGTGCCGCTCAGCTGTTGACGAGGTGGGATGGTAatggaagcgctgctgctgttcctaGTGCCGCCTCCCCGTGTCTACACGGGCGCGAGGGGTGCCCGTCGTCCACGACTGAGTGCAGTACTTCATCTTCTATTTCCTTTATAGAGGATCGAGCACGATGCTTAGTGCACACCGTAAGCGCGGCGTCGCTCCTGCCGacaccactgcagcgcatTCTCGTCGATGTACTGCGCACTCTTCAGCAAGAGCGCGCACAGCTGAGAGGGCAGCGTCCGTGCCGACGGCACTCACGGTCCCTTGGCACTGACATGGGCGCAGGCGTTACCGAGTGTATGGTGgatgcggcgcaggcgccgtCACCTGCGGTGGCCGCAGGCattttttctgctttcctCACTGCACACCCGGCGGACGGTTCCGCGCTACTCTCCTCCCCAATTCTACTGGTTGGTACAGCGCTCGCTGAGCTTGTTGCCCTTGGCCAGATTGCCTCGTGTGCCATACCCGaaccgcagctgctgtccttTCTTGATGTGGCCATCAGCGTAGGCCACCCCGGGGCAATGCACTCTGTGGCCGTCTGTCTGCGCGACGGCACAGTGGGCCTGCAGCGAGACGCAGCATCGAGCGAAACGTGGTTGCGCTGTGCGTCCTCAGCCGGCTATCTTCCTGCTATGCACGAGCTCGGCGAGACCTACGAGCGTGACGCACCCGCGTCCTCCAAGTTGCTTGTTGAGGCGGCGGAAGATGGTGCTGACTGGGGCGAGGCGATGCGGTGGTATCGGCAGGCGGCGGAAGCTGGGTACCCACCATCGCAGCTGAACTTGGGTAAGCTGTTCCTCGTGGCGGCTGAACATGCCCAAAGCGAgggctcagcagctgcaccgcaggTGGCGCATCTGCTCACGGAGGCCAAGCGCTGGCTGCACGCCTGCGCCGCAACCGGCgtagaggaggcggtgcgcctcATGGGGCGTATCGAGGGGTGA